GCCATATCGCCTGAGACGAAAGCGCCGGTTTTTTCTGCCCCAGCTGAATCAGACGCATAATCTGATGTACCGGATAGTCATAAACATATGTATAATTACAGCTGGCGCTGCAATTCCCGCACTGGTAGCATTTTGAAATCTGCTGCCCGCTGCGTTCTTCAACCACGCGGATAAAACTCTCATCCCGGGTCTTTTGAATCTGGAGGCATTCCATAGCGTCTGAGTCTTCCTTTCTGCTGCACGGAATCTGCAATGAAAACCGGCCTGCTTTGCCGACAATCCGTTATTATTCGGATGGGCTTGACAAAAGTTTTTTTCCCCACCATGCGTTAAAACAATATAATCTATGGTCCTAATGTGCTACTTGTCAAGAGTAATTTAGTATCTTCCGGCCGATCCCTTCCGTGCTTTACCAGATTTCTAACTATCGAGAAATCGTGTTTTTTTCGATTTTGCATGATTCGCGTAATCCGGGGGATACGGGTCTCATGAAGCTGGCTGGGGGGTAAGTTCAGAAAAAACAGTCCGATGAGACAAGAATCTGCGGCGCTGTAATCCCGGCATCGGTCTGCGCCGCGGTCCGTCCATGTGTTTGTCACAGAAGCAGACCCATCGTTTTCATGCGTTGACCAACTGAAGCGTATGCCCCATTCTTAATTTTTTACATTCCAGATAACGCCGGTTGAATTCATTGGGCTCGATCTCTATCGGCACCTGTTTTTCGATGCTGAGCCCATATCCCTGAAGCCCTACCATCTTCTTCGGATTATTGGTCAGCAACCGCATTTTTTTGACCCCCAGATCCACCAGAATCTGGGCGCCGATGCCGTAATTTCGAAGATCCGGCTGGAACCCGAGTTCCAGATTGGCCTCTACCGTATCCAATCCCCGATCCTGCAGGTCATAGGCCCTGATTTTGTTTACCAGACCGATACCGCGGCCTTCCTGACGGATATACAACAGCACTCCGGCCCCTTCATTCTCCATCATTTTCATGGCGGCGTGCAGCTGCTCCCCGCAATCACATCGAAGTGATCCAAACGTATCCCCGGTCAGACATTCCGAATGCACGCGTACCAGCATTGATTTTTCCGGATTGATTTCTCCCTTGATCAACGCGATATGAAGATAATCATCCACTTCGTTCTCATACACGATAGCTTTAAATTTCCCGCCGAAGGAGGTAGGCAAGGTAGTCTCGGCCACGCGATGGATAAAACTTTCATTGCGCATCCGGTATTCAATCAGGTCCGCAATGGTGCAAATGCCTATTCCGTGCGCCTTACTGAACTTTTCAAGCGACGGCATTCGTGCCATGGTGCCGTCTTCATCCATAATTTCACAAATCACTCCGCCCGGTTTCAATCCGGCCAGCCGGGCCAGATCCACAGACCCTTCGGTCTGGCCGGTTCTGACGATCACCCCTCCGTCCCGCGCCCGGAGCGGAAACACATGCCCCGGCCGGACCACATCGAACGGTCTGGCGTCATCGGCCATCGCGGTCTGAATGGTTGTCGCCCTGTCGGCTGCCGAGATACCGGTTGTCACACCGTCTCTGGCCTCAATGGAAACGGTGAAACCGGTTTCAAATCGGGACTCGTTGTTTTCCACCATTAACGGCAGTGCCAGAGAATCGATCTTCTCACCGGTCATGGACAGGCATATCAGGCCCCGGCCGTATTTCGCCATGAAATTTATGGCCTCCGGCGTTACCATTTCGGCCGCCATCGTCAGATCACCTTCATTTTCACGATCCTCATCATCCGCCAGAATAACCATTCGACCGGCTTTAATCTCTTTAATTGCTTCTTCAATTGTCAACAACGCCATACCTGTCCGTCCTTTTCATGCATACGATTAAACTCATTAAGCCATTTAGATGGCATAGAATATTGCCAAACGGCTGGAAAATTTGTCCGTAAGATTGACACCATACTGTCTCCGAAGTTGAGCTATATATCGTTTTTGAGTGAACCCCAAGCATGCGGCCAGCCTTAGATTATGCGTCTGATTCAGCTGGGACAGAAAAAACCGGCGCTTTCGTCACGAACCGGACAATGCTGTTGCCTGTCTTTCAGGGGATAAACGAGAAACAGGCGAACTTTATTATTTCGAAGACATCGGATCCAATTATCCTCGGCCTTTTCAGTCATTCTCATCGTCCAAAAAACTGAAAAAGGCTGCGGGCCCCCGGCCACATCAAGAGGCCCGCACCGAATCAGCATAAAAGTTATAACATTCGTCCGATCAGAGCAGCGTGCTGAATAGCAGAGAACCCGTTAGCGGCGTTTGGATATGCGTCACCGACTTCGTATACGGCAGGCACCATGCCTTCAAGATACTTTGTAATACTGTTTTCAGACTTGACACCTAAAGCCATGACAAAGGTGTCAAATTTGCCCAGGCTTTCATTTTTGCCGTTTTTGCTGACAATAAGCTCATTGCCTTCGGTAATTTTCTTAACCGGCGAGGATACAGCTACGTTTGCACCCTTTTTGGCAAGGCTCTCCAGTATGAAAACCTTTCGGGCAAATTTCTCATCCCGGGCAATTTCAGGAAGCATCTCGACGATGGTTACCTTTTTGCCCTTGTCGAGAAGGTAGTGAGCGGTTTCAACGCCACAGGCCCCTCCGCCGATAACAGCGACATTTTTTCCAATATCGGCTTTGTCGGTAAGGGTGTCAGGGACATTGAAGACATTGTCTTTATCAGCCCCCGGAATGGGAGGCGTAATCGGAACGCTTCCGGTTGCCACAACAGCGATATCCGGGTCCAGTGTTTTCACATATTCAGGGGTGACCGTTGTGTTGAGTTTGAGCGTCACATTATCCATTTTTTCGAGTTCATGCACGCGCCAGTTCACAACAGCGTTGAATTGATCTTTTCCCGGCGGGGTTGCCGCCAGGTTCCACTGTCCGCCAAAAACGTTGTCCTTTTCGCAAAGCGTGACCTTATGACCCCGTTTAGCAGCCGTAACGGCGGTTTCAAGTCCCGCAATGCCGCCGCCGATCACAAGAATATTTTTGGGATTGTCAACCGGCTCCAGTTTATATTTTCTTTCGCGTCCCACTTCCGGATTCTGGAGACAATCCACAAAAAAGGCTGTCAAAAGGTTGTCAATGCATCCCTGATTACAGCCGATGCACTGTCTGATATCTTCGGATCTTCCTTCTTCGGCTTTTAAAGCCCAGTCAGGATCTGCAATCAGCCCTCTGCCCAGGGCCACCATATCCATTTTACCCGATGCAATGAGTTCTTCGGCCACTTCCGGGGTACGGATGGACTGAACACCTATCAC
Above is a window of Desulfobacterales bacterium DNA encoding:
- a CDS encoding bifunctional 3,4-dihydroxy-2-butanone-4-phosphate synthase/GTP cyclohydrolase II; the protein is MALLTIEEAIKEIKAGRMVILADDEDRENEGDLTMAAEMVTPEAINFMAKYGRGLICLSMTGEKIDSLALPLMVENNESRFETGFTVSIEARDGVTTGISAADRATTIQTAMADDARPFDVVRPGHVFPLRARDGGVIVRTGQTEGSVDLARLAGLKPGGVICEIMDEDGTMARMPSLEKFSKAHGIGICTIADLIEYRMRNESFIHRVAETTLPTSFGGKFKAIVYENEVDDYLHIALIKGEINPEKSMLVRVHSECLTGDTFGSLRCDCGEQLHAAMKMMENEGAGVLLYIRQEGRGIGLVNKIRAYDLQDRGLDTVEANLELGFQPDLRNYGIGAQILVDLGVKKMRLLTNNPKKMVGLQGYGLSIEKQVPIEIEPNEFNRRYLECKKLRMGHTLQLVNA
- a CDS encoding NAD(P)/FAD-dependent oxidoreductase produces the protein MSKQFKKLCEPITINGMELRNRTALAPMSVGYTEGDDLITQRLIDYYARRAEGHTGLIISGVAPVDQGGKSIAFMNSIWDDSFIPGWKKLADAIHAAGSKLAAQIMFGGLEGFPIMSKGQQLSPDGGIWKLIEELFPMHPDLNKSMFLTRKITVEELKALVQKFADAAVRAQKAGVDAVEIQGSQGFLLQQMMSSHFNHRTDEYGGSVENRMRFTVEVIEKVREAVGKDYPVLFRMVASEGLEDGITVEEAKKMAQMAVKAGADAIHVTTGRGITGEGMNAMIPIAEIGPAPVANQIAEIKKVIDVPVIGVQSIRTPEVAEELIASGKMDMVALGRGLIADPDWALKAEEGRSEDIRQCIGCNQGCIDNLLTAFFVDCLQNPEVGRERKYKLEPVDNPKNILVIGGGIAGLETAVTAAKRGHKVTLCEKDNVFGGQWNLAATPPGKDQFNAVVNWRVHELEKMDNVTLKLNTTVTPEYVKTLDPDIAVVATGSVPITPPIPGADKDNVFNVPDTLTDKADIGKNVAVIGGGACGVETAHYLLDKGKKVTIVEMLPEIARDEKFARKVFILESLAKKGANVAVSSPVKKITEGNELIVSKNGKNESLGKFDTFVMALGVKSENSITKYLEGMVPAVYEVGDAYPNAANGFSAIQHAALIGRML